TATATCAACGAATAAAACACAAATGGATATTATTCGCAGTCAAATAGGAAACCAAGTACCGCTGATCATTGAACCAGAGCAAAGGGATACTTTTCCTGCGATTATATTAGCGGCGACTTATTTATATTCTGTTATCGGTGTTAGTTTAAATGAAGTTATGACAGTCATGCCGGTCGATCCGTTTGTAGAAGAGCAATTTTTTGATAGAGTTGCGTATTTAGAGGATGTTATCAAACATTCAGGAATGGATATTGCCTTAATCGGTGTAACCCCTACCTATCCAGCAACGAAATATGGCTATATCATGCTCAACAATAATGAAAAAGAGCATGATTTAGAAACAACCTATCATTCAGTTAGGGAGTTCAAGGAAAAACCAACAGAAGAGCAGGCAGAACAATTCATTGAACAAAAAGCATTATGGAACTGCGGTGTTTTTGCATTTAGGCTGGGGTATATCATTAAGCAATTGAAGGAAAAAGGGCTTCCTACGAAGTATGATGAGATGATTCAGCTTTACGAAAGTCTGCCTAAAATAAGCTTTGATTACGAAATCGTTGAAAAGGCGGAAAAGATTGCGGTTGTTCCGTATAACGGATATTGGAAGGACTTAGGCACGTGGAACACATTAACGGAGGAAATACAATCATCAGTCATCGGCCGAGGGACTTTGAGTGATACTTGCACAAATACCCATTTAATTAACGAATTAAATATGCCTGTCACGGTAATTGGTGCCTCAAATATGATTGTAGCGACGAGCCCGGATGGTATTTTAGTCTCAGACAAATCGAAAAGCCATCAAATTAAAGAGTTAGTAAAAGATGATAAGAAACGGCCAATGTATGAAGAACGCCGCTGGGGATGGTACCGTGTTTTAGATTATAAGGAATCAACCGATGGTATGAACGTACTTACAAAACGTTTATGTGTATTTGCAGGGCAAAACATCAGCTATCAATACCATCACAAACGAAGTGAAGTATGGGTGATCGTTAAAGGTGAAGGTGAATTTGTGTTGGATGATGAAAAATTTTATGTAAAATCAGGTGATGTATTAAACATTCCGGTCGGTTCAAAACATGGGATCAAAGCCATTGAGGATATTGAATTTATTGAGGTTCAAATGGGGAGTGAGCTTGAGGAAGAAGATATTGTAAGGTTGTTTATGTCCTGGGGGGAGATGAAGAAATCACTTGGATGTGAGTAATCCCACTTTATATTGAAGTTATTAAACATATTAGAAATCCTGGACATTTTTCGAAGATACCAGGATTTTTTAATTCAGCATTTTGTTAGTTAAAAAGTATTGTCAATCTAATATTTCCTTTGCTTTATGAACTATGGGAAATAGTACTATCGTTTCTATTAGGCTTGAATATAATATGCTGTATCTAAAGGCAGCATTTGATGAGGTGAAAAAATGCGCAATATTCTAGTGTTAAATTTTTTTCCGGCATTCACTCCTCCGAAAAGCGGAGGAGAGCAGAGATACTTTTACTTTTATGAAGAACTTAGTAAATTTTTTGATATTAC
This Neobacillus sp. YX16 DNA region includes the following protein-coding sequences:
- a CDS encoding sugar phosphate nucleotidyltransferase, yielding MKLILLSGGSGKRLWPLSNNSRSKQFLKVLTSPEKKLESMVQRIRRQLEKTQLLDIAYISTNKTQMDIIRSQIGNQVPLIIEPEQRDTFPAIILAATYLYSVIGVSLNEVMTVMPVDPFVEEQFFDRVAYLEDVIKHSGMDIALIGVTPTYPATKYGYIMLNNNEKEHDLETTYHSVREFKEKPTEEQAEQFIEQKALWNCGVFAFRLGYIIKQLKEKGLPTKYDEMIQLYESLPKISFDYEIVEKAEKIAVVPYNGYWKDLGTWNTLTEEIQSSVIGRGTLSDTCTNTHLINELNMPVTVIGASNMIVATSPDGILVSDKSKSHQIKELVKDDKKRPMYEERRWGWYRVLDYKESTDGMNVLTKRLCVFAGQNISYQYHHKRSEVWVIVKGEGEFVLDDEKFYVKSGDVLNIPVGSKHGIKAIEDIEFIEVQMGSELEEEDIVRLFMSWGEMKKSLGCE